GTATAATATGCTCAAAATCAGCGCTAAATGAATCAAGGTAAATATGTTTTTTCGCAGTTGACCGATCTTTTATCACAAACAAGTTTTCAATCATGCGTGAATCGTTATAATGGAAA
This Bacteroidota bacterium DNA region includes the following protein-coding sequences:
- a CDS encoding DUF4372 domain-containing protein, encoding MNQGKYVFSQLTDLLSQTSFQSCVNRYNG